GCTCCAGCTGCCCCATCGCCTGCGCCACTTCGCGTGCATTGCGGCGAACACTGCGCGGCACCCAATCCCGGCTGCGCAGTTCATCCAGCATCGCACCACGAATACGCTGTACTGCGTAAGTCGTAAATGCCGTTCCTTGCAGAGCGTCGTATCGGTCAACTGCATTCAATAACCCGATACCGCCCGCTTGTAGCAGATCGTCCAGTTCCACACTCGCCGGCAGACGTACCTGAAGCCGCAATGCTTCATGGCGCACCAGCGGAACATAACGCTGCCACAGCGAGTGTTTATCCATTACACCTTCAGCGGTATAGAGTGAATTCACGATAAACAGCCCTGCGTTAGTTGAGTTATCGGCATGATTATCCGATTCTGGAGGGGTTTTAATCGTGTGAATAGGGGGGGGAATGGGGGGTTATTTACGCCTTACTACACTTACCTCGAAATTTCATACCCTTACAAAATGTCTAAATAGATTTTTGACAGAGTCTGTACTGGTACTGAAACTTTGACGGCTACGGACAATAACGCACCATCTCAAATGTTCCGTCTCGTTCGTCATAAATTTCAAACCCATGTTTTAAATACAATTTTTGAGCACGCGTACTGTTTATAGCAACTTCAAGCCTTATTTCTTTGACGTCAGCCTTTTCTAATTGATTGATGCACTCCCGCAGCAGCTGGCTGGCAATACCGCAGGATTGCCAGCTAGGTAAGACAGTAACGTTAGTAATATATCCACGTTTAGCTTCTGTGTTCAGATAGGCAGCAACCAAGCCAATCAAACGAGTCATTTCCCATGCTTCAAAACAGTACGCGAATCTATGAATTTTTAGTGCATATGTATCCAAATCAACACGAGTGAGAAGGTGATCGAGATAAGCATATTCAACGCCACGCAAATGCAAAGCAATATTTTGGCTAGTTGCCGTATTAAATTTTATCTGCAATCTATTATTCCTTATTTAACTTATTACCCAGCTTTCTCGACAAAAACGTGAAACATTTTCTAAATTATTAAACATCATTACGTCAATAATCGAAAGCCAAGGAACAAACTCAGCACCGAATTGTGGATAATGCACATCACCAGGTTGTATAAATTGCAAACTTACTCGTTGTTGTTGAAACCGCTCCCTTTCATAAAGTTCTCGCCCACCAGGCGCATTGATATAAGTATTTGCGTTCTGCTCCTTACAAATAGCTAAAATTTTTTCCTGCGACCGCAAGCTATGGTCAATATTCAATTCCGAACATACAACAATCTCGCATTCCAGCGAAAATGTGTTACGAAGTATGATTAAGGAGTGTAAAAGATAGTCAAATAAATTATTGCCATCGCAGGAAATTATCTTTTCCAGCAACGGAAAAACGCTATCATAATAGGGTGCATATCGATATGCATCTTGCAGTTGATTAAGTATTTTTGTTTTCGAGAAAACTTCAGAAACATATCTCTCATTGATATTAAGGAAACGAGAATCCTTTTTCAGCGGCAATGTTATAATGCTTGACTGACCATTTCTCAAAATCCGATTACGATTGATCCACCCTTGCCTCACATACTGAACATTGTCAAATAAAACAAAGCGGTCAACTGAAGCCATTAATTGAAAATAACCAATATAAGGTAAAAAATAAGGTTGCATCACTGCAATTTTCACTGTTTATATTCCTTAATTGTAACTTAAGGCCTGCAACGCAGGAGATAGCATTTTACGGGAAAAAATTTCATTGCGTATAATTTTTATAATGCGTTCCTGCGTTTCTAGCGCAAGTCCAGGATATATTGGGAGACAGAGAATAGCCCTGGAAGTTTGCCACGCCATAGGCAGTTTATCCATATCAGATGAAGGAAGTTTTTTATACATTGTAAATTCACTGATAAGAGGATAAAAATAGCGACGCGCAAAAATCCCTTTATCACGCAAGGCATGATATAGATCATCTCGTATTGTTGACATATCACCACGAAAGAGCACGGGAAAATAGGAATAATTCCATTCAATAGACTCATCGGGTTTTATGTATTCTAAAACAGGCAAAAGCTCATTCAGCAATTGAGTATATTGTAAATAAAGAGTTTTACGCTCTTTAATAGCCTTATCAATATGCTGAAGTTGAAGTAACCCCATAGCTGCCTGGAGTTCATTCATCTTACCATTAATACCCGATGCCATGATCGTCGTTTCATTAGCAAAACCAAAATTTTTCAGATAATCAATGCGCTGCTTGGTCGCGGCATCATGGCAAACAATGGCGCCGCCTTCGAAAGTATTAAACACTTTTGTTGCATGGAAACTCAGAACAGAGAGATCCCCTTGATTGAGAATGCTGACGCCGTCCTGGCGCACGCCAAACGCATGGGCCGCGTCATAGATCACCTTCAGACCGTAGGCGTCAGCAATCTGCTGAATTTTGTCCATTTCACTCGGGATACCGTAACAGTGGACCGGCATAATGGCCGTAGTATTGGGGGTGATGAGCTCTTCTATACAACGGGGATCGATATTAAAGGTATCGGGATCGATGTCCGCAAAGACCGGCGTCAGGCCATTCCATAACAACGTGTGCGAGGTGGCAACGAAGGAGTACGGCGTGGTAATCACCTCACCCGTCACGCGCAGCGCCTGCAGGGCGGTTAAAAGAGCAAGCGTACCGTTGGCAAACAGGCAAATGTGTTTCACTCCAAGGTAGTCCGCCAGCGCCGCTTCCAGCTGCTGATGAAATTCCCCACCGTTGGTCAGCACTTTGTTTTGCCAGATTTGCTCCAGGTAAGGGATAAACTCCTCCAGAGGGGGGAGCAACGGACTGGTGACATACACGTTATCACTCATAAGAGAACCTGTGGAATGAGGGGATTATCACCAATCATAACGAGATCATCTGCTGAGCTATCGGTAAAACAAGGCGTCTTTCGAGGTGTAATTATACGGAACGACGCAAAAAGAATGACAGGCGCTCCGAAGAGCGCCTTTTTTTACATGAACAACGTACGAATTGCAGTCGGTATGTTTTGCGGATCCCAGATGTAAGGGCGAAGTTCGTCGGCGCTAACAGGGTTTCGTTCAGTATTGATCAGTGCCTGCTGCCACTGTTGCGGATCGGCTTTCAGACGCAGGATCGGCAGAGCATTGCGTAGCGAAGGCACGTCACTGACGATCACCCGGCAGCCCCCTGCAGCAAGCTGAACGGCGAGATAGTCATCCTTAAAACGATTATGGTCGCTGTTCTGCCTGAACAGAACGGCTGAGTGAATGCGGAGTCGTTGCAGTTGTTCACCAGAGAGCCTTTCCCCCTGCCAGCGAACCGTTTCCGCCACCAGCGGGATCCAGGCTTTTGGCCAGTTTCCCAGCAGCACCCAGTCCAGGTGTTCTCGTGTTGCCGCAATTATCCGCCCCACAAACTCCCGCTCTTTGTCTGATAACGAGCCAGGAATACACAAGACGCGTCGACGGGCTGAGGGTTCGCGGTCAGGCATTGCAATATCTTCACGCGACAGCAGTACCGGCAGACGTACCGCGGCCATTTTACGTTTAGCGAGCAGAATTTCACGTTCACCCGACCAGGTAAGCCACTGGTTGACCGCAGCATCAGGTGCCGGAACATTATTTACCGGGCCTCCGCTGTCGGCCAGGGCGAGAACGCGCAGCGGAGCGACTGCGTTCGCTGCCACGAGCCGCGCGGATAATGCCGCGTTCGGGGCATCTGTCAGCACCACGGTGCCAGGAGCCGCGCGCAGGATATCGGGAACGGTCAGAGACGGGCTGCCCTGTTTCAGAACGATCTCTCCCTCTGCCGCCATCATTTGAAACAGATGAGTGATACGTTGCACGTACTCAGCCGTTCCGCCATTGTTTATCAGCAGCACGCAGGAGTGCGCCGGAGATAAACTTGTCAGCCAGTTCGCGGGGGCGATGTCAGTAACAAAGAGCGGATCCTGGAGCGCACAATTGCGGTTATAGGCCGGATCGTCGGTGAAATAACGCGGAGCTGACGCCATCAGGAGCTGACGCTGCGGATTTTCGCTCACGCAGACCGCTTCACAAAGGAGGGCATTATCGGAGGCCACCACGCTATATGGCGTCCAGACCGCGATATAGCCTGACGCACTCAGAGTCAGTGAAGCCACAATATCGATGGCATGTTCATCGTCATAACCGGTGGGCAGGCCCTCAATACGTTGCCAGGCATCGCGTCGGATAAGCAGGCAGTTGCCGCTTAACGCCGAATAGTTTTGATCGCACTGGTAGCGGGACATATACCCTTCTGACTGCCACGGCTCGCCCTGCCCTGCGTGCCCTGCCCATCCCCTGGCCCCCACAATCACCCCAGCGCTTAACAGACGCTGATCGGTGGTGATGATTTTAGGCCCGACGCAGCCCACTTCGGCTCGTACCGCATGGCTCAGCAGCGTCTTAAGCCAGTTTTTAAGGACAAACAGCGTATGAAGATCCAGCAATAACAGATAGTCACCGGTCGCATTTTTTTCGAGATGATTTATCCGGCTGGGGTAATTTTGCTGCGCCTCGCACACCAGAACCTTAAGCGGCATTACGGCCTGTATCTGACGGATGACGTCACGCATCGGCTCGCTGGCGTTTTCACTCACCGCCAGCAGAACCTCTTTGTGCGGCCAGTCGGTGTTATTCATCAGGCTTTCAATACAGCGCACCAGCAGCGCGGGATCGTCTCCGGCATCCAGTAAAATACTGACAGTTTCGTTCTGTGGCGGATGATAAATCAGACGCCAGGCGGCGTTGTTTTGCCTTTCCAGCTGCGCCTCAGGATAGCCACGCCGTTGCAGGTAAGCGCTGAGGATCTGCTGTTCTTCTTCCTGACTGTGCCGGGAGAAGATCGCTTCTGGCGTAAGCGTCACCACATCGGCGATATGGCCGATAGTCCCGGTGCCCCACTCCAGCAGATAGTGGATGACCAGCTCTGATTCGAACGCATGACGAAGGTCAGGATTAAACCCGCCCGCCGCCAGCCAGCCCTCGCGCCGGAACCAGACCCGACGCAGATAGCGGTGCGGCGAAGCGAGGAACAGATCCAGATTGAAATCGGGCTTACGTAGCGGGGTGACTTCACCGTTCACATGACGAATGGCTTCGTCGGAAAATATCGCCTGACACGCCCCCGCCTCTGCCAGCATCTGGCGCATCAGCCCGATGCTCGCGGGCGTATATTCAGCCCCGGCGTCAATGCAGTGCAGCCAGTCAAACGCCTGAGCTTCGGCAAGCCGGGTGATGCACGTTATCCACTCACTCACCCCAACAGAGCAGGCGTTAAAGCGGCTGACGTCGATATGTGACGCGGGGGCAACCAGCAACACGGACTGCGTATCAACACCCTGCTGCGCGAGAGAGGCGAGCGAAGCGGCAATCTCATTCTCCTGCGCATCCTGGCAGAGGATCACGTGCAGTAGCACCGTCTGCGCCGTCAACGCCTGCGGGAGCGTGCGATGCGCTAGCCAGCCCCCGAAAGAGGCCCGGTGCTGCTCCTCATGTTGCTGCTGCGCTTTCGCCTGGGTCAGCGCGAGGAAGTTATCGAGTTGTGTCTCCATTGCTCGCCGTTTTTTCAGCAGAAATTCACGTGCGATATGCAGGCTGGCACGTATGTTCTCCAGGGACTCCGGTGAATCCGAGTATCCAAATCCAGCCCCGCCGATATCCTTTAGCGTCTGCTCATTCAGTGCATACTGCTCATAACCAGGGGCGCTAAACGCCACCACTGGGCAGCCACAGAGGTTTGCCAGTAAACAGGTGCCTGACGATTCATACGTATAAAGCACCCTTCCCCGCTTCAATAGCGAGGCCAGGTCACGTAGCGACAAGGGGTTTTGCATTGAAAGGATGGTGATGTTTTCAGGTAACAATGAAAAATCTATTACTGATTGCGGAATACGGTTCAGATAAAGAAAATCTTTATCTTTTACCGGATTGTCATCTTCGAAAAGCGACAGGTCATAACTCTCAATCCCCAGGATAATGGGATCAGGCTCTTTATCCGCAAATTCGGCCCGGTACCAGAAAAAGAGATCCTCCGGTCCCGCCTCGATCCCATTCCCCATGATCACCCCTTCCCTGTTCAACATATAGCGAACAACAACGGGAGCAGAAAATGGGTTACCGGTTGTCACCTCCGGATAGACGGCAATCCAGGGAGTCCCGCCGGACATCACCTGGCTATAGGCCTCTTCCGTCAGCGCCGGAGCATTCCATTCATCATTAACTTTACAACCCACCATCCAGGCATTACCGCCCCGTTCGTTAATGAGATGACAAAGGCGATGTAGTACCTGAATACCCAGTGATGATTCCCGGTAATCCGGGGCTGCAATCAGGTAGGGATAATGTGCCGTAAACATCATGAGTAATCCTGTTTCATATCAAAAATCCAGCCAGCCGTGGCGCCAGTCATCAAGCCCGCCGTCGCGCAAATACCAGTCGCGTTGAACCGCTTCACGCAGCGCATCACCCTGTTGGGTGCGGTATTCAGCATCATTTAAATGAAGCTGAACGGCGTTCATCCAGTCTTTGTATCGGTTCTCTACCAGCGTCACCGGCAGGCCACAGCGGTAAGGTGCAATATCCGTCGCGATGATCGGCACGCCGCAGGTGCCAATCTCCAGCAGACGCAAATTACTTTTGCACTCGTTAAACTGATTAATATCTAACGGTACCAGCGCCAGATCGAGGTTCAGGCTCGCCAGCTTCTCGGGATACATTTCAAAAGGCACGCCAGGGTGGAATTCGCACTGGACGTTGCGCGGCTTCATCCCCATGAACACCCACTCAACCTGGTGTTCCAGCGCTTTGATGAGCGGCTCGATGATCTGCAAATCACCGGTGTGCGTACTCCCCCCCGCCCAGCCCACGCGCAGCTTTTTACCGCTGCCGCGTTGGCTTTGCAGATGCCCCCATAGATCGGGCGCCAGGCGGTTCTGCGCGATACGGATGTCCTGATGAAAACGACTGTAAGCCTCAGCAAGCGGCGCGGTGGAGACCACGACCCGATCGACGCTCTCAAGAATTTTGCGGAAGCTTTTCACGATGTGTTGCGGATAATGACTGCGGTTGCCGTTTTTCAACGGCACGTTAAGCAGGAAATCATCGTATTCAACAATAATTTTGGCGTCACAAACATTGCGCAGTTGAGTAATAATGTCAGGGAAGCGGCTCCCGGTGAGCGACTCCAGCACGATGACATCTGGCTGCTGCAATGCGGCTTCCATTACACCGGGTATAGAATTGATCAGCCCGCCTTCCATCATCAGATGGCTTTCCATCGCCCTGAATGGCTGCATGACGCGGTAGTTGCCACACCCGTTCCAGTCTACGTGATGCGCCAGCACCACCGGCAGAGGACGACCGGGCAACGGGGCATGAAGTCGCGCGCTGTTTTCGCTCAGTGTGAACGGGGACCCCGTTTTTTGCATTAATGGATGGTACGACGGATCGTTCAGCAGACCGCTTTTCCACTCATTGCGAAGTTGCACGTAATGTTCCAGCATCGGACGTTCTGGCACCTGGTATTTCCCCGCCAGCAGGCGCGTTGCGCCGCCCATATGCTTTACGCGGGCGAATGGCGTCCAGACGTTGATATAGCCCTGCTGCTGCAGTCGTAACCCCAGATCCACATCGGCGAAATAGATCGGGTAACGCTCCTGGGTAAAGCCGTTAATCGCGAAGAAGGTCTCTTTACGGATCGTCAGACAGGATCCGCTGACAGCAGCCACGTTGTGCGGCGTTTTCAAATAGTACTGGAAACCATTGCTCAGGGGATCCGCGCCATCAAAAGCCACTTCCACGCCATTCTGTACGCCCAGCAGATAGCCGCCATGCTGGATCCGGCCATCCTGGTACTCCAGTCGTGCCCCAACCACCCCGACTTCCGGACGCAGTGCCTGCTCCAGCAAAGCCTCAAGCCAGTCGCCGTCAATAATTTCGCAGTCATTGTCTAAAAAGACCAGCACATCGCCGCGGGCCTGTTGTGCCGCCGCATTCCCCATTTCAGCAAAGTTAAAGGGGGCATCGTAATGCAGGACACGAATCTGCTCGAGCCCCAGTCCGGCAAGATCGTTCAGAAAGCGACAGGCATCGTCGTCAACTGACTGGTTATCGACAATCAACAGCTCATAACGCGTGTAGCGCGTTTTTTCCATCAGGCTTTCAATACAGCGCTGGATCAGCGCAAAGCGATCGCGGGTCGGGATCACGATCGAAACCAGTGGCGTAGCGTTCAATGGGTAGCGCAAACGAGGAAGATGCTCTGCCAGCCCCGCTTCTAAGGAGGCCGAGATACCCAGTCGCGCCAGATGCCCAAGCACGCTCGCCTGACACTGCGCTACAACCTCAGGTGCCTCACTCCAGGCCGTCGCGGGTTGCGGATTTTCCACCAGCACTTCAGGAACATGCGCCAGCGCCGGCACGCCCTGTCTCTCAATCAACCGCCAGATCAGATCGATTGTTGCGGCATCGGGATAGCGCATGTCAATGCCACCCGCTTCTTTCGCATGTTCCCGGTTAAATAGTATCACCTGGCCGATGTAAGGCTGGCCTCGCAGCAGGTCAATATTGACTCCCGGACGCAGCACCACCAGCGGCTCGCTGCTCTCCTGGTGTGTCATTTCATCACAATAAAATGCACTGGCATCAGGCTTATTGATGGCCTGCTCCATAAAGCGCAGCAGCGCATCATCCAACAGGGTGAATCCCTCAGGGATAAGCAGCAACATACGAGCATCACGATGCTCAAGCAGTAAATTGACGTCGGCGTATGACGGAACCACATCAAGCGACTGCACCGCAAGTGTCTGAGCAGCAAGGGACGCCAGCGTGCGCTGGCACGCTTCGCTCTGCTCGTCTCGAGCAATCACCACCGCACCTATGCTGGCCTGCCCGGGCAGAGCCTGAGCAAAGGATTGCAGCGCTTCGCGGCGCGCAGAGGTGATTTTACGATCGGCAAGCCAGCGAGGAATGGAGTACTGCCTGTCCTGCTGAGCCAGCAACGCCTTACTCTGGAAAGAAAAGGCGTAGCGCTCCTTTTCCGTCAGCCTGTGCTCTGTCGCCTCGGGCAGATCGGTGAGCAGTCGTGAGAGGTGTAGATCGAGAGCCCAACGATTTAAAAATGTCTGACGGTGGCTTTGCGCCCACTCCGCTGCCCGCTCATAACCCGTGGTTAATAGCTCAATCCACTCTTCCGCACCCGGGCAAAAACGCAGCGAAGCCCCGGAAAATGCATTGCGTTCGTAGCGAGGCAGATTGTCATCATTCAGATAGCCTTCAACGTAACCATTCAGTGCCAGAAACACCGGTATGCCGAGCGTCAGCGCCCTGGCCGCATGTTGGTCCGTGGCGATAACCACGTCATACCCCGCGAGCCAATCAGGTTCAATACGCCGCGACTGCTGAGACATATCAAGCCATTCAAACTGAATATTTGCCCGGGCTGCGTGCTGCTGGACTTCATACATCTCCGCAGACATCGTTTCGGCAATATAGAGCATTTTTTGCAGGGGACGTGCAGGCGTGGCTCGCGCAACCTCCGCAAAATGAGACGGGATCATCCAGGGTACGATCCGCAGCTTACTCTCCTCAATGCCGGTTTGCACAAGCACAGGATGGCTCAGTTCGCACAGTCCCAGTACCTCGCTCGCCAGCCTGTTTTCAAGCTCTGCACCCCAGGGGATATAAACGTCGTTGTAATCGGTGTAGTGACGGAAAATAAACGCCCCGGTCGTGCGTTGCGTCGTGAGCGCGGTCAGTAATTTTTCACTGAAAAAGCCTTTCACGATCCAGATCAGATCGTAACGGGATCCTGGTTCGCCGCTGGCGTCCGTGATCGCCTGAAAATGCGGATCGCCCGCTAACCGATCCAGTTCGGGCTGCAGCAGTTTGCCGGCTGAGGAGGTGCATAACGTAACGTGCCACTCTTTTGCAAGCAGCGCGTCGGTAATGTCGATGATTTCCGTGGTAGCGGGGGACCAGGCGTCAAACTTGTCAACGCTAATCAAAATTCCAGGCATTTTTTGTCCTCAACGTCAGGGGAGAGACGCTTCCAGGCCTATTTTCGGTAATACGATATTTTGCGCTGAAACGAAAAAATTGAGAGGAAAAGGAGGGGAACGAAACGGGGTTAAATCTGACGATTGGGCATAAAAAAAGGCATCCGAAGATGCCTTTTGTGCGCGTTTTGAAAATTAACGCAGCAGGGACAGCATGGTCTGCGGAACCTGGTTGGCCTGGGCCAGAACAGAAGAGCCAGCCTGCTGCAGGATCTGCGCGCGGGACATGTTCGACACTTCGGTTGCGTAGTCAGAGTCCTGAATACGGCTGCGGGCAGCAGACAGGTTATTCACGGTGTTGTTCAGGTTGGTGATGGTGGACTCGAAACGGTTCTGAGACGCACCCAGCAGGCTACGCTGAGTATCTACTGCTTTAATTGCTGCATCGATATCGGCCAGAGGAGAACCATCAGTGGTACCGCCGGAAGTCACAGTCCCGCTCAGAACGTCAAAACCTTCTGCGGAGGTGGCACGCGCAGTACCGTTTACCAGACCGCCAGTTGCACCGGTTGCTGACGTTGCGTTAAACAGGTTGTAATCGTTAGATTTACTCAGAGTAATAGAGATAGTTTCAGTATCTTTAGAACCGACGACTGGAATTTGTAGCTGCTGGAACCAGTACCAGTGTCGAGCACCTTGATGCCGTTGAAGTCGGTCTGCTTGGTCACACGGTTAATCTCTTCCATACGCTGGTTTACTTCAGCCTGGATGGAGTCGATGTCGGACGCAGAGTTGGAGCTGTTCTGCGCCTGAACGGTCAGGTCACGTACACGCTGCAGGTTGTTGTTGATTTCGCTCAGCGCGCCTTCAGCGGTCTGGGCCATGGAAATACCGTCGTTAGCATTACGTGCAGCAACGTTCAGACCGTTGATGTTGGAGGTGAAGCGGTTAGCAATCGCCTGGCCCGCAGCGTCATCTTTGGCGCTGTTGATACGCAGACCGGAAGACAGACGCTCAATCGCAGTACCCAGAGTTGACTGAGATTTGCTCAGGTTGTTCTGAGTCATCAGAGACAGGGTGTTGGTATTAATTACTGCCATGATAAGTATCCTTCAAATTAGTCATGAGTTTCGGCATGCGCCAGTGGCTTCATCGCCTTCTCCTGGATTATCGACAGGACACTTTCAAACTTTAGTAATTTTAGTGTTAATTTTTTATTTGGCTTTGATTTGAAAAGAAAAAAAGCGCTGACCGGCAGCGCTTTTTAATGACGAACTGACGATTAACGCAGCAGGGACAGCATGGTCTGCGGAACCTGGTTGGCCTGGGCCAGAACAGAAGAGCCAGCCTGCTGCAGGATCTGCGCGCGGGACATGTTGGATACTTCGGTTGCGTAGTCAGAGTCCTGAATACGGCTGCGGGCAGCAGACAGGTTATTCACGGTGTTGTTCAGGTTGGTGATGGTGGACTCGAAACGGTTCTGAGACGCACCCAGCAGGCTACGCTGAGTATCTACTGCTTTAATTGCTGCATCGATATCGGCCAGAGGAGAACCATCAGTGGTACCGCCGGAAGTCACAGTCCCGCTCAGAACGTCAAAACCTTCTGCGGAGGTGGCACGCGCAGTACCGTTTACCAGACCGCCAGTTGCACCGGTTGCTGACGTTGCGTTAAACAGGTTGTAATCGTTAGATTTACTCAGAGTAATAGAGATAGTTTCAGTATCTTTAGAACCGACCTGGAATTTGTAGCTGCTGGAACCAGTACCAGTGTCGAGCACCTTGATGCCGTTGAAGTCGGTCTGCTTGGTCACACGGTTAATCTCTTCCATACGCTGGTTTACTTCAGCCTGGATGGAGTCGATGTCGGACGCAGAGTTGGAGCTGTTCTGCGCCTGAACGGTCAGGTCACGTACACGCTGCAGGTTGTTGTTGATTTCGCTCAGCGCGCCTTCAGCGGTCTGGGCCATGGAAATACCGTCGTTAGCATTACGTGCAGCAACGTTCAGACCGTTGATGTTGGAGGTGAAGCGGTTAGCAATCGCCTGGCCCGCAGCGTCATCTTTGGCGCTGTTGATACGCAGGCCGGAAGACAGACGCTCGATCGCGGTACCCAGCGTGGACTGAGATTTGCTCAGGTTGTTCTGAGTCATCAGAGACAGGGTGTTGGTATTAATTACTGCCATGATAAGTATCCTTCAAATAAATTATGAATCACGCTGTGCAAATTCATACAAGTTATCGTCCAGATATTGCCAAACTTTAGCGAACCCTTAAAAAATTCTCCTGAACAAACTGAGCCATCTTAAATCATTAGAATCTGTAATAATTGTTCCCGATTTCATTCAGTTCTACAAATGAAAAAGCGCCGACAAGCGGCGCTTTTGATGGCGTTAAAACGTAATTAACGCAGCAGGGACAGCATGGTCTGTGGAACCTGGTTGGCCTGAGCCAGAACAGAAGAGCCAGCCTGCTGCAGGATCTGCGCGCGGGACATGTTGGATACTTCGGTTGCGTAGTCAGAGTCCTGAATACG
This DNA window, taken from Leclercia adecarboxylata, encodes the following:
- a CDS encoding GNAT family N-acetyltransferase, which encodes MQIKFNTATSQNIALHLRGVEYAYLDHLLTRVDLDTYALKIHRFAYCFEAWEMTRLIGLVAAYLNTEAKRGYITNVTVLPSWQSCGIASQLLRECINQLEKADVKEIRLEVAINSTRAQKLYLKHGFEIYDERDGTFEMVRYCP
- a CDS encoding glycosyltransferase, coding for MPGILISVDKFDAWSPATTEIIDITDALLAKEWHVTLCTSSAGKLLQPELDRLAGDPHFQAITDASGEPGSRYDLIWIVKGFFSEKLLTALTTQRTTGAFIFRHYTDYNDVYIPWGAELENRLASEVLGLCELSHPVLVQTGIEESKLRIVPWMIPSHFAEVARATPARPLQKMLYIAETMSAEMYEVQQHAARANIQFEWLDMSQQSRRIEPDWLAGYDVVIATDQHAARALTLGIPVFLALNGYVEGYLNDDNLPRYERNAFSGASLRFCPGAEEWIELLTTGYERAAEWAQSHRQTFLNRWALDLHLSRLLTDLPEATEHRLTEKERYAFSFQSKALLAQQDRQYSIPRWLADRKITSARREALQSFAQALPGQASIGAVVIARDEQSEACQRTLASLAAQTLAVQSLDVVPSYADVNLLLEHRDARMLLLIPEGFTLLDDALLRFMEQAINKPDASAFYCDEMTHQESSEPLVVLRPGVNIDLLRGQPYIGQVILFNREHAKEAGGIDMRYPDAATIDLIWRLIERQGVPALAHVPEVLVENPQPATAWSEAPEVVAQCQASVLGHLARLGISASLEAGLAEHLPRLRYPLNATPLVSIVIPTRDRFALIQRCIESLMEKTRYTRYELLIVDNQSVDDDACRFLNDLAGLGLEQIRVLHYDAPFNFAEMGNAAAQQARGDVLVFLDNDCEIIDGDWLEALLEQALRPEVGVVGARLEYQDGRIQHGGYLLGVQNGVEVAFDGADPLSNGFQYYLKTPHNVAAVSGSCLTIRKETFFAINGFTQERYPIYFADVDLGLRLQQQGYINVWTPFARVKHMGGATRLLAGKYQVPERPMLEHYVQLRNEWKSGLLNDPSYHPLMQKTGSPFTLSENSARLHAPLPGRPLPVVLAHHVDWNGCGNYRVMQPFRAMESHLMMEGGLINSIPGVMEAALQQPDVIVLESLTGSRFPDIITQLRNVCDAKIIVEYDDFLLNVPLKNGNRSHYPQHIVKSFRKILESVDRVVVSTAPLAEAYSRFHQDIRIAQNRLAPDLWGHLQSQRGSGKKLRVGWAGGSTHTGDLQIIEPLIKALEHQVEWVFMGMKPRNVQCEFHPGVPFEMYPEKLASLNLDLALVPLDINQFNECKSNLRLLEIGTCGVPIIATDIAPYRCGLPVTLVENRYKDWMNAVQLHLNDAEYRTQQGDALREAVQRDWYLRDGGLDDWRHGWLDF
- a CDS encoding WbqC family protein — protein: MKIAVMQPYFLPYIGYFQLMASVDRFVLFDNVQYVRQGWINRNRILRNGQSSIITLPLKKDSRFLNINERYVSEVFSKTKILNQLQDAYRYAPYYDSVFPLLEKIISCDGNNLFDYLLHSLIILRNTFSLECEIVVCSELNIDHSLRSQEKILAICKEQNANTYINAPGGRELYERERFQQQRVSLQFIQPGDVHYPQFGAEFVPWLSIIDVMMFNNLENVSRFCRESWVIS
- a CDS encoding DegT/DnrJ/EryC1/StrS family aminotransferase → MSDNVYVTSPLLPPLEEFIPYLEQIWQNKVLTNGGEFHQQLEAALADYLGVKHICLFANGTLALLTALQALRVTGEVITTPYSFVATSHTLLWNGLTPVFADIDPDTFNIDPRCIEELITPNTTAIMPVHCYGIPSEMDKIQQIADAYGLKVIYDAAHAFGVRQDGVSILNQGDLSVLSFHATKVFNTFEGGAIVCHDAATKQRIDYLKNFGFANETTIMASGINGKMNELQAAMGLLQLQHIDKAIKERKTLYLQYTQLLNELLPVLEYIKPDESIEWNYSYFPVLFRGDMSTIRDDLYHALRDKGIFARRYFYPLISEFTMYKKLPSSDMDKLPMAWQTSRAILCLPIYPGLALETQERIIKIIRNEIFSRKMLSPALQALSYN
- a CDS encoding glycosyltransferase, with the translated sequence MMFTAHYPYLIAAPDYRESSLGIQVLHRLCHLINERGGNAWMVGCKVNDEWNAPALTEEAYSQVMSGGTPWIAVYPEVTTGNPFSAPVVVRYMLNREGVIMGNGIEAGPEDLFFWYRAEFADKEPDPIILGIESYDLSLFEDDNPVKDKDFLYLNRIPQSVIDFSLLPENITILSMQNPLSLRDLASLLKRGRVLYTYESSGTCLLANLCGCPVVAFSAPGYEQYALNEQTLKDIGGAGFGYSDSPESLENIRASLHIAREFLLKKRRAMETQLDNFLALTQAKAQQQHEEQHRASFGGWLAHRTLPQALTAQTVLLHVILCQDAQENEIAASLASLAQQGVDTQSVLLVAPASHIDVSRFNACSVGVSEWITCITRLAEAQAFDWLHCIDAGAEYTPASIGLMRQMLAEAGACQAIFSDEAIRHVNGEVTPLRKPDFNLDLFLASPHRYLRRVWFRREGWLAAGGFNPDLRHAFESELVIHYLLEWGTGTIGHIADVVTLTPEAIFSRHSQEEEQQILSAYLQRRGYPEAQLERQNNAAWRLIYHPPQNETVSILLDAGDDPALLVRCIESLMNNTDWPHKEVLLAVSENASEPMRDVIRQIQAVMPLKVLVCEAQQNYPSRINHLEKNATGDYLLLLDLHTLFVLKNWLKTLLSHAVRAEVGCVGPKIITTDQRLLSAGVIVGARGWAGHAGQGEPWQSEGYMSRYQCDQNYSALSGNCLLIRRDAWQRIEGLPTGYDDEHAIDIVASLTLSASGYIAVWTPYSVVASDNALLCEAVCVSENPQRQLLMASAPRYFTDDPAYNRNCALQDPLFVTDIAPANWLTSLSPAHSCVLLINNGGTAEYVQRITHLFQMMAAEGEIVLKQGSPSLTVPDILRAAPGTVVLTDAPNAALSARLVAANAVAPLRVLALADSGGPVNNVPAPDAAVNQWLTWSGEREILLAKRKMAAVRLPVLLSREDIAMPDREPSARRRVLCIPGSLSDKEREFVGRIIAATREHLDWVLLGNWPKAWIPLVAETVRWQGERLSGEQLQRLRIHSAVLFRQNSDHNRFKDDYLAVQLAAGGCRVIVSDVPSLRNALPILRLKADPQQWQQALINTERNPVSADELRPYIWDPQNIPTAIRTLFM